In the genome of Phycisphaerales bacterium, one region contains:
- a CDS encoding SDR family oxidoreductase, translating to MRILIAGCAGFIGRHLAERLLAEDHEVIGIDNLSSGLRSNIDALRARPRFHFIEHDITKPLTVEPRCAQVYDLACPASPADFERLALEILAVCSRGVENLLQLAYAHGARLLHTSTSEVYGDPQEHPQRESYWGHVNPIGPRSCYDEGKRFAESLITAFARRHGLPVRIARIFNTYGPHMRADDGRMLPTFIAQALRGAPLTIHGDGEQTRSFCYVTDMVDGLVRLMASDVTEPVNLGNPVEITVTAAAREVVALAGSSSPLGHTPPVPDDPHIRRPDITRARKLLGWEPRVGWQAGFAETITWFRTQPPPSQAGTTAVDE from the coding sequence ATGCGTATCCTGATTGCCGGTTGCGCGGGGTTCATCGGCCGTCATCTCGCGGAACGCCTGCTGGCCGAAGATCATGAGGTCATCGGCATCGACAACCTCAGCAGCGGTCTTCGCAGCAATATCGACGCACTGCGGGCTCGACCCCGCTTCCACTTCATCGAACACGATATCACGAAACCCCTGACTGTCGAGCCGCGCTGTGCGCAAGTCTACGACCTTGCTTGTCCGGCGTCACCGGCGGATTTCGAACGACTCGCGCTCGAGATTCTGGCGGTCTGCTCCCGGGGCGTGGAGAACCTGTTGCAGCTCGCATACGCCCACGGCGCCCGCTTGCTGCACACCAGCACGAGCGAGGTTTACGGAGATCCGCAAGAGCATCCACAGCGCGAGTCCTACTGGGGTCACGTGAATCCCATCGGTCCCCGGTCCTGCTACGATGAGGGCAAGCGCTTTGCGGAGTCCCTGATCACTGCTTTCGCGCGACGCCACGGGCTGCCCGTGCGCATTGCCCGGATCTTCAATACCTATGGCCCACACATGCGGGCGGACGACGGTCGCATGCTGCCGACTTTCATCGCGCAAGCCCTGCGCGGCGCGCCGCTCACCATTCACGGGGATGGCGAGCAGACCCGCAGCTTCTGCTATGTCACGGACATGGTGGACGGTCTCGTTCGCCTGATGGCAAGCGACGTAACCGAGCCGGTCAATCTTGGCAACCCGGTCGAAATCACGGTCACCGCGGCAGCCCGCGAGGTCGTGGCCCTGGCAGGCAGTAGCAGCCCCCTCGGTCACACGCCCCCGGTACCCGACGACCCGCACATTCGTCGCCCAGACATCACCCGCGCTCGAAAACTTCTGGGCTGGGAGCCGCGCGTCGGTTGGCAGGCCGGCTTCGCCGAAACTATCACCTGGTTCCGTACCCAACCCCCTCCGAGCCAGGCCGGGACAACCGCTGTGGACGAATAG